From Bacteroidota bacterium, one genomic window encodes:
- a CDS encoding carbohydrate kinase family protein, giving the protein MKDSETGKIDVVCVGASLVDLTFHCKANPIQHTSNPARLSRSPGGVMRNIAHHLALLNCSVELITVVGKDPDGEWLEQVSKQAGIQLNHIHRTDTATGTYASVVNPDGDLFVGVAASDTEDLLNIEILAKRIPVLKQARLLIADCNLSSETLRWLLSFCETESIPVIIETVSVPKAIRLDKALPGKVLMMKPNKEELEVFGGESNAYYSSEERITWLHSKGVKYVWMSAFDEGSVLSDGNKQVQIPASKVTVKDSTGAGDAAIAGWVWAYLQQLPPLICVQYGHAAAAAILESEGAIRNDLSISLLKKYLVP; this is encoded by the coding sequence ATGAAGGATTCCGAAACCGGAAAAATCGATGTCGTTTGTGTAGGCGCTTCCCTTGTCGACCTGACTTTTCACTGCAAAGCGAACCCTATTCAGCATACTTCCAATCCTGCCCGACTAAGTCGTAGTCCGGGCGGCGTGATGCGAAATATCGCGCACCATCTCGCATTACTCAATTGTTCGGTTGAATTAATTACTGTCGTAGGAAAAGATCCTGATGGAGAATGGCTGGAACAGGTTTCAAAGCAAGCCGGCATTCAACTGAACCACATCCACCGTACTGATACTGCGACTGGAACGTATGCCTCCGTTGTCAATCCCGATGGCGATCTTTTTGTTGGAGTTGCCGCTTCCGATACAGAAGATCTGCTCAACATTGAGATTCTCGCGAAACGTATTCCTGTCCTCAAACAGGCAAGGTTGTTAATCGCTGATTGCAACCTCAGCTCTGAAACTTTACGCTGGCTTCTCTCCTTTTGCGAGACAGAATCTATACCGGTGATTATCGAAACCGTTTCCGTACCAAAAGCAATTCGCCTCGACAAAGCATTGCCCGGAAAAGTTCTGATGATGAAACCCAACAAGGAAGAACTGGAAGTATTCGGCGGAGAGAGCAATGCATATTATTCATCTGAAGAAAGAATCACCTGGTTACATTCAAAAGGCGTAAAGTATGTTTGGATGAGTGCGTTTGATGAAGGATCTGTACTTTCAGACGGAAATAAACAGGTTCAGATTCCCGCGTCAAAAGTAACAGTGAAAGATTCAACCGGAGCAGGCGATGCCGCGATCGCCGGATGGGTCTGGGCCTATTTGCAACAATTACCACCATTGATTTGTGTACAATACGGACATGCAGCTGCAGCAGCAATCCTCGAAAGTGAAGGAGCCATTCGCAATGACCTGAGTATTTCACTTCTGAAAAAATATCTTGTTCCATGA
- a CDS encoding pseudouridine-5'-phosphate glycosidase → MKLNYPLLFSSEVKHALENNLPIVALESTIIAHGMPFPKNVETAKEVEAIIRNEGAVPATIAILDGNLCVGLNENQLNDLGSKSGIWKVSLRDMPYVVSKKLDGATTVASTMRIAAMAGIKIFVTGGIGGVHRGAENTFDISADLTEMAQTNVAVISAGVKSILDIALTLEKLETLGVPVLTYGSDDFPSFYSRASGHKTPLRLDTPEEIATMLNSKWQMGIQGSVLIANPIPADQEVPFHVMEKYILDALDKASQKGISGKDTTPFLLKSIAEATGGESLAANISLVKNNAKLGAKISKALSNYSH, encoded by the coding sequence ATGAAATTGAATTACCCGCTTCTATTCTCCTCCGAAGTAAAACATGCTTTGGAAAATAATTTACCTATTGTCGCTTTGGAATCCACGATCATCGCTCATGGAATGCCTTTCCCGAAAAATGTTGAAACAGCAAAAGAAGTGGAAGCAATTATTCGCAACGAAGGAGCAGTTCCAGCGACCATTGCAATCCTCGACGGAAATTTGTGCGTAGGCCTGAACGAAAATCAACTGAACGATCTCGGAAGTAAATCCGGAATATGGAAAGTCAGTTTGCGTGACATGCCTTATGTTGTTTCTAAAAAATTAGACGGCGCTACGACTGTCGCTTCTACAATGCGAATTGCAGCCATGGCCGGAATCAAAATTTTTGTCACCGGAGGAATCGGTGGAGTTCATCGCGGAGCGGAAAACACATTTGACATATCCGCTGACCTGACCGAGATGGCACAAACCAATGTTGCCGTCATCAGTGCAGGAGTAAAATCCATTTTGGACATCGCGTTGACACTGGAAAAACTGGAAACGCTGGGTGTACCTGTTCTCACTTATGGCAGTGATGATTTTCCGAGTTTTTATTCGCGCGCTAGTGGACACAAGACACCATTGCGATTGGATACGCCGGAAGAAATTGCAACAATGCTCAACAGTAAATGGCAAATGGGTATTCAGGGATCAGTACTCATCGCGAATCCTATTCCGGCTGATCAGGAAGTTCCGTTTCATGTAATGGAAAAATACATTCTTGATGCTCTTGACAAAGCTTCTCAAAAAGGAATCAGTGGAAAAGACACTACTCCTTTTCTGCTGAAAAGTATCGCGGAAGCCACCGGCGGTGAAAGCCTCGCGGCCAACATCAGCCTGGTAAAAAATAACGCGAAGTTGGGAGCAAAAATTTCAAAGGCGCTTTCTAATTACTCCCATTAG